In one Aromatoleum aromaticum EbN1 genomic region, the following are encoded:
- a CDS encoding FTR1 family iron permease — MGNSLFIVWRESVEAILVISILYAWIRTRGDGRIGVHHLWAGVAGGLLLAGVLALAMLGLQSQLAGDALEAFQAAIVIVAAGLITHMVLWMRAHGRHLKRELEAGLTKAADAAGGVSVALLAAIAVGREGAETVLFLYGLGVEQSGEALNRMLAGAGLGFVLALATAWLIQRGSHWLPSRVFFRATEIVLCLLAAALLVSGVERLINMEWLPPLLEPVWDSSALLADGSTAGGIAAAFAGYRAQPSLTVLIAWFGYWALFAWFGRPPRRT; from the coding sequence ATGGGTAATTCACTTTTCATCGTGTGGCGCGAGAGCGTCGAAGCGATCCTGGTGATCAGCATCCTCTACGCGTGGATTCGCACGCGCGGCGACGGCCGCATCGGCGTCCATCACCTGTGGGCAGGCGTAGCGGGCGGGCTGCTGCTCGCCGGCGTGCTCGCGCTGGCGATGCTCGGGCTGCAGAGCCAGCTCGCCGGCGACGCGCTGGAGGCCTTCCAGGCCGCCATCGTCATCGTCGCCGCCGGCCTGATCACGCACATGGTGTTGTGGATGCGCGCGCACGGCCGGCACCTGAAGCGCGAGCTCGAAGCGGGACTGACGAAAGCCGCCGACGCCGCGGGCGGGGTGTCGGTTGCGCTGCTCGCGGCGATCGCGGTCGGCCGCGAAGGGGCCGAGACCGTGCTGTTCCTGTACGGCCTCGGCGTCGAGCAGTCCGGCGAGGCGCTGAACCGCATGCTCGCCGGCGCCGGCCTCGGCTTCGTGCTGGCACTGGCGACGGCGTGGCTGATCCAGCGCGGCTCGCACTGGCTGCCGAGCCGGGTGTTCTTCCGCGCGACCGAGATCGTGCTGTGCCTGCTTGCCGCTGCGCTGCTTGTCTCGGGTGTCGAACGGCTGATCAACATGGAATGGCTGCCGCCGCTGCTCGAGCCGGTGTGGGACAGCTCCGCGCTGCTTGCCGACGGCAGCACCGCCGGCGGCATCGCCGCGGCATTCGCCGGCTACCGCGCGCAACCGTCGCTGACCGTGCTGATCGCGTGGTTCGGCTACTGGGCGCTGTTCGCATGGTTCGGCCGCCCGCCGCGGAGAACCTGA
- a CDS encoding carbohydrate porin, giving the protein MALTRFARTAIALAVLGATGAGHAASGQDKVLAELRRLAERIEKLEQRNSELEARLAATATPAPALAQRVEALEQANQDLATSLESDRISEREPELAIRLKAIEERTNAMGAPSRLAEALDGIAVEGSVATVAQRIDGDAREDGRHESQLSWRGDLGITLPAGDIGQGQGEFYTQLRMGQGDSFTGLKPTFTAAFNSLAFQTGGGSEETYAIVAQAWYQLTTPLGEAVESPHSLQLTVGKMDPFVFFDQNAIADNEAEKFLNNVFVHNPMLDSGGEVGADSYGFTPGLRLAYRNESGAPDWWQASIAAFGAGEGARFGRSFDKPFVIGQLEYGRKSHGFDGTYRLYAWRNGQYEGFDATTRSASGWGASVDQRVHEDVTLFARYGQSSSGKAAFDRAVTIGTEIAGNAWGRGADSVGLAWGWLRASDEFRDAAPLLDDFGFAARGAEQVAELYYRWHLNDQLSLTPDLQYVRRAAADPDAKAITVVGLRGLYAF; this is encoded by the coding sequence ATGGCGCTGACCCGATTCGCCAGGACCGCCATCGCGCTCGCGGTGCTGGGCGCAACCGGCGCGGGCCACGCCGCGTCCGGGCAGGACAAGGTCCTTGCCGAACTCCGGCGGCTCGCTGAACGGATCGAGAAACTCGAGCAGCGCAACAGCGAACTCGAAGCACGGCTCGCGGCGACAGCCACGCCCGCTCCGGCACTTGCGCAGCGCGTCGAAGCGCTGGAACAGGCGAACCAGGATCTCGCCACGAGCCTCGAGAGCGACCGCATCAGCGAGCGCGAACCAGAACTTGCGATCCGGCTCAAGGCGATTGAGGAACGGACCAATGCGATGGGCGCGCCGTCGCGCCTGGCGGAAGCCCTCGATGGCATCGCGGTCGAAGGCAGCGTCGCCACCGTCGCGCAGCGGATCGACGGCGACGCGCGCGAAGACGGCAGGCACGAATCGCAGCTGTCATGGCGCGGCGACCTCGGCATCACGCTGCCGGCCGGCGACATCGGCCAGGGCCAGGGCGAGTTCTACACGCAGTTGCGGATGGGCCAGGGCGACAGCTTCACTGGACTGAAACCCACTTTCACCGCCGCGTTCAACAGCCTCGCGTTCCAGACCGGTGGCGGCTCGGAGGAAACCTACGCGATCGTCGCACAGGCCTGGTACCAGCTGACGACGCCGCTCGGCGAAGCCGTGGAGTCGCCGCACAGCCTGCAGCTCACCGTCGGCAAGATGGACCCGTTCGTGTTCTTCGACCAGAACGCGATCGCCGACAACGAAGCCGAAAAGTTCCTCAACAACGTTTTCGTGCATAACCCGATGCTCGACTCGGGCGGCGAGGTCGGCGCCGACAGCTACGGTTTCACGCCCGGCCTGCGGCTCGCGTACCGCAACGAAAGCGGCGCGCCCGACTGGTGGCAGGCGTCGATCGCGGCGTTCGGCGCCGGCGAAGGCGCGCGCTTCGGCCGCAGCTTCGACAAGCCGTTCGTCATCGGCCAGCTGGAGTACGGCCGCAAGAGCCACGGCTTCGACGGCACGTACCGCCTGTATGCGTGGCGCAACGGCCAGTACGAAGGTTTCGATGCGACGACCCGCAGCGCCAGCGGCTGGGGCGCGAGCGTCGACCAGCGCGTGCATGAGGACGTGACGCTGTTCGCGCGCTACGGTCAGTCGAGCAGCGGCAAGGCCGCGTTCGACCGCGCCGTGACGATCGGCACCGAGATCGCCGGCAACGCCTGGGGACGCGGCGCCGACAGCGTCGGGCTCGCGTGGGGCTGGCTGCGCGCGAGCGACGAATTCCGCGACGCCGCCCCGCTGCTCGACGATTTCGGTTTCGCCGCGCGCGGCGCCGAGCAGGTTGCCGAGCTGTATTACCGCTGGCACCTGAACGACCAGCTGTCGCTGACGCCGGACCTGCAATACGTGCGTCGCGCCGCCGCCGACCCGGACGCGAAAGCGATCACCGTCGTCGGCCTGCGCGGGCTGTATGCGTTCTAG
- a CDS encoding cupredoxin domain-containing protein — protein sequence MIVPRLLARVLGILALTASSAVQAELPTFEVVAENGCFTPDTIMVPANTRFRLQLTNRNAGPEEFETTSPFKELVVAPGVTRSTIFPPLKPGTYPFFGEFHPDTARGRFVAQ from the coding sequence GTGATTGTTCCGCGCCTGCTCGCCCGTGTACTGGGCATCCTGGCCCTGACGGCGTCGAGCGCCGTGCAAGCCGAATTGCCGACGTTCGAAGTCGTGGCCGAAAACGGCTGCTTCACGCCCGACACGATAATGGTGCCGGCCAACACCCGCTTTCGCCTGCAGCTCACGAACCGCAACGCCGGCCCCGAAGAGTTCGAGACGACGAGCCCGTTCAAGGAACTCGTCGTCGCGCCGGGCGTGACGCGCAGCACCATCTTTCCGCCGCTGAAGCCCGGCACGTACCCGTTCTTCGGCGAGTTCCACCCCGACACGGCAAGAGGCCGGTTCGTCGCCCAGTAA
- a CDS encoding putative holin, whose protein sequence is MIKPRFALWPRLTDWALVLLVLVVLVVLVVLVALIAPHQLPVSLYKLSLVALAGVAGYWLDRSMFPYARPDGYLCVDWRRGTLEPQYAAARDRLPDPGCGRRAREPLPTGCADPRR, encoded by the coding sequence GTGATAAAACCCCGCTTTGCCCTATGGCCGCGCCTGACTGACTGGGCGCTGGTGTTGCTCGTGCTGGTCGTGCTGGTCGTGCTGGTCGTGCTGGTGGCGCTGATCGCGCCGCACCAGCTGCCGGTGAGCCTGTACAAACTGAGCCTGGTCGCGCTGGCCGGCGTGGCCGGCTATTGGCTCGACCGCAGCATGTTTCCGTATGCGCGGCCGGACGGGTATCTGTGCGTGGACTGGCGCCGCGGCACGCTGGAGCCGCAATACGCAGCAGCGCGAGACCGCCTCCCAGACCCTGGCTGCGGTCGCCGAGCACGCGAGCCGCTGCCTACTGGATGTGCAGACCCGCGGCGATGA
- a CDS encoding iron transporter, with translation MHRFPLRSLAVAALASLSFAAHALEYPIGTPQHRDGMEIAAVYLQPVEMEPEGMMKKASESDIHIEADIRALANNPNGFEEGSWIPYLTVKFEIAKVGSDWKQSGEFMPMVASDGPHYGDNIKLAGPGKYQVKYTILPPGAHHGSHFGRHTDRATGVRPWFKEFEVENEFTYVGVGKKGGY, from the coding sequence ATGCACCGTTTCCCGCTTCGCTCCCTCGCCGTCGCCGCGCTGGCCAGCCTGTCGTTCGCCGCCCACGCCCTGGAATATCCCATCGGCACGCCGCAACACCGCGACGGCATGGAAATCGCAGCCGTCTATCTCCAGCCCGTCGAGATGGAACCGGAAGGCATGATGAAGAAGGCCTCGGAGTCGGACATCCACATCGAGGCCGACATCCGCGCGCTGGCGAACAACCCGAACGGCTTCGAGGAAGGCAGCTGGATTCCGTACCTGACGGTCAAGTTCGAGATCGCGAAGGTCGGCAGCGACTGGAAGCAGTCGGGCGAATTCATGCCGATGGTGGCGAGCGACGGCCCGCATTACGGCGACAACATCAAGCTCGCCGGACCGGGCAAGTACCAGGTCAAATACACCATCCTGCCGCCGGGCGCCCACCACGGCAGCCACTTCGGCCGCCACACCGACCGCGCCACCGGAGTGCGGCCGTGGTTCAAGGAGTTCGAGGTCGAGAACGAGTTCACGTACGTCGGCGTCGGCAAGAAGGGCGGCTACTGA